Proteins encoded together in one Calditrichota bacterium window:
- a CDS encoding immune inhibitor A — protein MPSIPSRFAGPQDLDFATVSVLNSDLRNIDLAFTLPSVEFVDQELDGNQFSAIVMNGEAVEDIPGAPDIPRIVRMVMVDNEGNYGINLNNVEFSTSLLPHRPLPYVPLAEGDNALDGAHVTALPEYYEQNEWYPQDVVRISEPATLRDVRFVLVTVFPVQVNPVTHEVRTYTSVDITVENHGGHGANEITHTPRFISPAFKELYRTIPNFEGSWLDELPVLPGSHLYVCDPNATVVAAVQQLVDWRRKRGIDAHIATLTDTGPTSTNIRDYIVNEFAASNGALEYVTLVGDPGSSAPLTVPTGGTLDNFYAIMGGGNPDPVPDLAVGRFPATTTTDLGEMINNVIDYESNPYMTDTGWYERAWCAAHTSSVPSNPSTKEYMRQMMLHHGMPTVYFDVFGGHINTTTLQSRLNGGVCFFNDRMSWISEFTTSDLSGVNVGPRLPSVWVVTCATGTFSSIGSALNEEFVRGGHSIGCVGMSGAGTHSRYNNILDGGGMQTIFVDDVRETGMAVVGAKLELYRNYWDVAGGAEQPDVTNFAAWCNLQGDPGVPVFLARPQTLSVTHPTSVSRGTNNINVTVMSDGNPVANALVGLVKGTETFSRGYTDAAGQINLATSLPTTGTMYITVTGKDLYPYQGTISVVSVGASLAFSSIGIDDDNTGGTVGDNNDILNPGETVDLDIVLQNTGTSSTVTGITGTLTSATPGVSIVNGVQSYPNIGVGATGSPTSPFRVSVGAVFNNEPATLYLSVNSSAGNQTVRVDLTPEAASVAYSTASFPDGNNRLDPGDTGTFTVTINNDGSRALSSASAILRSLSQYVVVNDSLGTYGNVSAGGNANNSGNPFNVSALITTPAGYQAPMQLVVTDVNGVRDSTNFLQAVGIAAATSPTGPDAYGYIAYENSDTQPPGAAPQFEWIEICPGLGGTGTSLGFTDGGEDQDDISTRVLPFSFQYYGQSYDTITICSNGWVAFGNTTQIDYRNYHIASPLGPPNMIGAYWDDLVVDSIANGGVYVKSDAANGRYIIEWITRCMWTGHVGDVPVAPQVFQVILYSQDAEPSPTGDGKILVQYQVVTPHPNSASFDNDYATVGIQNYDHTQGLEICYWNAYTPGSTTLVNGRAIMYTTDETGVVNPHFALLSPNGGELWLQDSTVSVVWSPGLVTGNVNIDLSRNGVSGPWTSIVSNTANDGQYTFAAPAPTSATCRVRLTSIDMPDSTDISAGDFTIATVLTVMSDDFESGAAGWTHTSPNGWGDQWHISTEQANSPTHSYKCGDTGTGTHASLLDAQLTSAVVSAIPENAVMQFEHIIDSELSSAFPDSAYDGGWVEISVDGAPFETIYPLEGYPKTTRYSAGSGAPYSGPVPGQPCYAGSISEWATEQFDLSAYAGSDVQFRWRFASDGGTNLEGWYIDDVQVYGIGFSNDPTIPIAVVITVSGEDVTLSWEPDGNPGYRVFSSTTSDFQFPTLEAETTSTSVTLTGNASVDLKKFYYVVGWNGQ, from the coding sequence TTGCCCTCGATCCCAAGCCGCTTTGCTGGACCGCAGGATTTGGACTTCGCGACCGTTTCTGTCCTGAATTCCGACCTTCGGAACATAGATTTGGCCTTTACCCTTCCGTCCGTTGAGTTTGTCGATCAAGAACTGGACGGCAATCAGTTCAGCGCGATTGTGATGAACGGTGAAGCTGTCGAAGATATTCCGGGCGCGCCGGACATCCCTCGCATCGTGCGCATGGTGATGGTTGACAATGAAGGGAATTACGGAATTAACTTGAATAACGTTGAATTCTCGACTTCCCTCCTTCCTCATCGACCCCTCCCGTACGTGCCTTTGGCAGAGGGAGATAACGCGCTGGACGGTGCTCATGTTACTGCCCTGCCGGAATACTATGAGCAAAACGAGTGGTATCCGCAAGACGTCGTTCGAATCTCCGAACCGGCAACGCTGCGCGATGTGCGGTTTGTGTTGGTAACCGTATTTCCCGTGCAGGTGAATCCGGTGACGCATGAAGTCAGGACATACACGAGCGTCGATATCACGGTAGAAAATCACGGCGGCCACGGAGCGAACGAAATCACCCATACGCCGCGGTTCATTTCACCGGCCTTTAAGGAACTATATCGAACCATTCCGAATTTCGAAGGCAGTTGGCTTGACGAGTTGCCCGTGCTTCCGGGCAGCCATTTGTATGTATGCGATCCAAACGCAACTGTCGTAGCGGCCGTTCAGCAGCTTGTGGATTGGAGGAGAAAGCGCGGCATCGACGCCCACATTGCGACACTGACCGATACGGGCCCGACGTCAACGAACATTCGGGACTACATTGTCAACGAATTCGCGGCCAGCAACGGCGCTCTGGAATATGTCACATTGGTTGGCGATCCGGGTTCGTCGGCTCCCTTGACGGTTCCGACCGGCGGAACATTGGATAACTTCTACGCCATCATGGGCGGCGGCAATCCAGATCCGGTCCCTGATCTTGCAGTCGGGAGATTCCCGGCGACAACCACGACGGACTTGGGCGAGATGATCAATAACGTGATTGATTACGAATCCAATCCGTACATGACCGACACAGGCTGGTATGAACGCGCATGGTGCGCTGCGCATACGAGTTCCGTGCCTTCTAATCCTTCGACGAAGGAATACATGCGCCAAATGATGCTTCATCACGGAATGCCGACCGTATACTTTGACGTATTTGGTGGTCACATTAATACGACGACTCTTCAATCACGATTGAACGGCGGGGTGTGCTTCTTCAATGACCGTATGTCCTGGATCAGCGAATTCACGACTTCGGATCTGTCAGGCGTGAATGTTGGGCCCCGCTTGCCGTCAGTTTGGGTTGTGACTTGCGCAACGGGCACTTTCAGTTCAATTGGCTCGGCTCTCAATGAAGAGTTCGTGCGTGGCGGTCATTCAATCGGTTGCGTAGGGATGTCCGGTGCGGGCACGCACAGCCGTTATAACAACATCCTTGACGGCGGAGGCATGCAGACGATTTTCGTTGACGACGTCCGCGAAACAGGCATGGCCGTTGTTGGCGCAAAACTTGAGCTATACAGGAATTATTGGGACGTCGCGGGCGGCGCTGAACAGCCCGACGTTACAAATTTCGCAGCGTGGTGCAACTTGCAGGGCGACCCGGGTGTTCCGGTGTTTCTTGCCCGGCCGCAAACATTGTCGGTTACGCATCCGACTTCCGTATCACGCGGAACAAACAACATTAACGTCACCGTTATGAGCGATGGCAACCCCGTTGCCAATGCACTGGTCGGATTGGTCAAAGGAACCGAAACTTTTTCACGCGGCTACACGGATGCGGCGGGACAAATCAATCTTGCCACAAGTTTGCCGACGACGGGCACGATGTACATTACGGTTACCGGCAAGGACCTCTACCCCTATCAAGGAACAATCAGCGTAGTCAGCGTCGGCGCATCGCTTGCTTTCAGCTCGATCGGCATCGACGACGACAACACGGGTGGAACAGTCGGCGACAACAATGACATTCTGAATCCGGGCGAAACGGTCGATTTGGATATCGTTTTGCAAAATACAGGAACGAGCTCGACGGTAACCGGTATCACCGGTACATTGACAAGTGCGACGCCGGGTGTGAGCATTGTAAATGGGGTTCAGAGCTATCCGAATATCGGAGTCGGCGCAACGGGTTCTCCTACTTCGCCATTCCGTGTATCCGTCGGCGCAGTGTTCAACAACGAACCCGCGACACTTTACTTGTCGGTCAATTCGTCGGCCGGAAATCAAACGGTCAGAGTGGACTTGACGCCTGAAGCGGCAAGCGTTGCTTATTCAACCGCATCTTTCCCAGACGGAAACAACCGACTCGACCCGGGAGATACGGGAACTTTCACCGTAACGATAAACAACGACGGATCACGTGCGCTTTCCAGCGCCTCGGCAATTTTGCGTTCGCTCAGTCAGTATGTGGTTGTCAATGACTCTCTGGGAACATACGGCAATGTGAGTGCAGGCGGGAACGCGAACAACTCAGGCAATCCGTTCAACGTTTCCGCACTGATCACGACACCGGCAGGATACCAAGCTCCGATGCAACTCGTCGTCACGGACGTAAACGGCGTGCGCGATTCAACGAATTTCCTTCAGGCAGTGGGAATAGCCGCGGCGACGAGTCCGACTGGACCGGATGCATACGGCTATATTGCTTATGAGAACAGCGACACTCAACCTCCGGGCGCCGCTCCCCAATTTGAGTGGATTGAAATCTGTCCGGGATTGGGTGGAACGGGTACGTCTCTTGGCTTCACCGACGGCGGAGAAGACCAGGACGATATTTCGACTCGCGTGCTGCCATTCTCTTTCCAATACTATGGACAGAGCTATGACACGATTACGATTTGTTCTAACGGTTGGGTTGCATTCGGCAATACGACTCAAATTGACTACCGCAATTATCACATCGCTTCGCCGTTAGGACCTCCCAACATGATCGGCGCCTACTGGGACGACCTCGTGGTGGACAGTATTGCCAACGGCGGTGTTTATGTAAAGAGCGATGCCGCGAATGGTCGCTACATTATCGAGTGGATCACGCGCTGCATGTGGACTGGACACGTCGGCGACGTACCTGTGGCACCGCAAGTTTTCCAAGTGATTCTTTACAGCCAGGATGCGGAGCCTTCGCCGACCGGCGACGGAAAGATATTGGTGCAGTACCAAGTTGTAACTCCTCATCCGAATTCCGCGTCATTCGACAACGACTATGCGACCGTAGGAATACAGAACTACGACCATACGCAGGGCCTTGAGATTTGTTATTGGAATGCCTACACACCGGGCTCGACTACACTGGTAAATGGTCGCGCGATTATGTACACGACTGATGAGACTGGCGTTGTTAATCCGCACTTCGCCTTGCTTTCACCCAACGGCGGAGAGTTGTGGCTGCAAGATTCGACCGTTAGCGTCGTGTGGTCTCCGGGGCTTGTGACCGGAAACGTCAACATTGACTTGTCGCGAAATGGCGTTTCGGGCCCGTGGACAAGCATCGTATCGAACACTGCAAATGACGGGCAGTATACCTTTGCGGCACCTGCGCCGACGTCGGCGACATGCCGCGTCCGGTTAACTTCGATCGACATGCCGGACTCCACGGATATCAGTGCGGGCGATTTCACGATTGCTACGGTTCTGACTGTCATGAGCGACGACTTTGAAAGCGGAGCGGCAGGTTGGACTCACACGTCACCGAACGGCTGGGGTGACCAATGGCATATTAGCACTGAACAAGCCAACAGCCCGACCCATTCGTACAAGTGCGGCGACACAGGCACGGGCACTCATGCGAGTCTGCTGGACGCTCAGCTAACGTCTGCGGTGGTCAGCGCGATACCCGAGAACGCGGTGATGCAGTTTGAGCACATAATCGACAGCGAATTGTCATCGGCATTTCCGGACTCTGCCTACGACGGCGGCTGGGTTGAAATTTCCGTTGACGGAGCGCCGTTTGAAACGATCTATCCGCTTGAAGGATATCCCAAGACGACCCGCTACTCTGCGGGCAGTGGCGCTCCGTATTCCGGTCCCGTTCCGGGGCAGCCTTGTTATGCAGGCTCGATTTCGGAATGGGCAACTGAGCAATTTGACCTCTCTGCCTATGCCGGAAGCGACGTGCAGTTCCGTTGGAGATTTGCTTCAGACGGCGGGACGAACTTGGAGGGTTGGTACATTGACGACGTGCAAGTCTATGGCATCGGATTTTCGAATGATCCGACCATCCCGATTGCGGTCGTCATTACGGTGTCTGGAGAAGATGTGACGTTGAGCTGGGAGCCGGACGGAAATCCCGGCTACCGGGTCTTCAGCAGTACAACGTCTGACTTCCAGTTCCCAACGCTTGAAGCCGAGACGACCTCGACTTCCGTAACGTTGACGGGCAATGCTTCCGTGGACCTGAAGAAGTTCTACTACGTGGTTGGCTGGAACGGCCAATAA
- a CDS encoding pyruvate, phosphate dikinase, producing MSKYVYTFGNGQADGRADMKDLLGGKGANLAEMNHMGLPVPPGFTISTEVCTYYYANGRSYPQELTAQVKDGIAYVEKLTGAKFGDNQNPLLVSVRSGARASMPGMMDTILNLGLNDKTVEGLIKRSGDARFAYDSYRRFVAMYGDVVLDLKPQTKEEHDPFEDMLDAKKKKAGVKYDSELTADQLKELVGEFKAAIRERKGMAFPDDPYEQLWGAVGAVFGSWMNERAIVYRRLNKIPESWGTAVNVQAMVFGNLGNDCATGVAFTRDPASGEKVFYGEFLVNAQGEDVVAGTRTPQQVALKASKTWAENHKIPEGDRKSKYPSLEEAMPDAYKQLLDISDKLESHYKDMNDIEFTIQDKKLWMLQCRAGKRTGMAAIRIAVEMVDEKLLTEEEAVLRVDPNALNQLLRPIFDMDKLKAETPVARGLNAGPGAATGRVVFHASDAEEWAAKGEQVILARIETSPEDIRGMNAAQGILTQRGGMTSHAALVARQMGKVCVAGCEAIHIDYSKGTFSASGVTVKEGDWISLNGSTGDVYKGNIPTKPSEVIQVLLDKTLDPKDAPMFQLYAKMMGWADKYRRMKVRTNADQPNQCSNALAFGAEGIGLTRTEHMFFEGDRIDAVREMILAPNLEGRKKALAKLEPYQREDFVGIFRVMNGLPVTIRLLDPPLHEFLPHGDAAVNDLAKKLNVSAKEIVAKVEDLHEMNPMLGHRGCRLGVVYPEITEMQARAIFSAAAIVKKEGIDVHPEVMVPLVMTPGELKSQGDVIRRVAAEVFKEAGVSVDFLVGTMIELPRAALCADQIAQQAEFFSFGTNDLTQTCMGLSRDDSGRFLPHYVSSQLLPADPFEAIDQNGVGQLVEMGTSRGRQTKPKLKVGICGEHGGEPSSVIFFDGAGLDYVSCSPFRVPIARLAAAQATLMHRKG from the coding sequence TTGAGTAAGTACGTTTATACCTTCGGCAACGGCCAAGCGGACGGTCGCGCCGACATGAAAGACCTGTTGGGCGGAAAAGGGGCGAACCTCGCCGAAATGAACCACATGGGACTTCCCGTGCCTCCCGGCTTTACAATTTCGACCGAAGTTTGCACATATTACTATGCAAACGGCCGCTCTTATCCGCAAGAGTTGACTGCACAGGTGAAAGACGGCATTGCTTACGTTGAAAAACTCACCGGAGCAAAGTTTGGCGACAACCAAAACCCGCTCCTCGTTTCCGTCCGCAGCGGCGCACGTGCTTCGATGCCCGGCATGATGGACACGATTCTCAACCTCGGTTTGAATGACAAAACCGTAGAAGGATTGATCAAGCGCTCCGGTGACGCGCGCTTCGCTTATGATTCCTACCGCCGATTCGTCGCGATGTATGGCGACGTCGTACTGGATCTTAAGCCGCAAACCAAAGAAGAACACGATCCGTTTGAAGACATGCTTGATGCCAAGAAGAAAAAAGCCGGCGTCAAGTATGACTCCGAACTCACGGCTGATCAATTGAAAGAACTCGTCGGCGAGTTCAAGGCAGCAATTCGTGAACGCAAAGGCATGGCCTTCCCGGATGATCCGTATGAACAACTCTGGGGCGCCGTCGGCGCAGTCTTCGGTTCATGGATGAACGAGCGCGCGATCGTCTACCGCCGTTTGAACAAGATTCCCGAAAGCTGGGGTACTGCCGTCAACGTGCAAGCCATGGTCTTCGGCAATCTCGGAAACGACTGCGCGACGGGCGTGGCCTTCACGCGTGATCCTGCCTCCGGCGAAAAGGTTTTCTACGGCGAATTCTTGGTTAATGCTCAAGGCGAAGACGTCGTTGCCGGTACACGCACTCCGCAGCAAGTTGCTCTGAAGGCATCCAAGACGTGGGCAGAGAATCACAAGATTCCCGAAGGCGACCGCAAGTCAAAATATCCGTCCCTTGAAGAAGCGATGCCTGATGCTTACAAACAGCTCCTTGATATCTCCGACAAACTCGAGTCGCACTATAAGGACATGAACGATATCGAGTTCACAATCCAAGACAAGAAATTGTGGATGCTGCAGTGCCGTGCGGGCAAACGTACCGGTATGGCCGCGATTCGTATTGCCGTCGAAATGGTCGATGAGAAACTCTTGACCGAAGAAGAAGCTGTACTGCGCGTCGATCCGAATGCGTTGAACCAGTTGCTTCGTCCAATTTTTGACATGGACAAACTCAAAGCTGAAACTCCGGTTGCACGCGGTTTGAACGCTGGTCCCGGCGCGGCCACGGGAAGAGTCGTCTTCCATGCCAGCGACGCTGAAGAGTGGGCCGCCAAAGGTGAGCAGGTGATTCTCGCGCGTATCGAAACCAGTCCGGAAGATATTCGCGGCATGAACGCGGCGCAGGGTATTCTCACGCAGCGCGGCGGCATGACGTCGCACGCGGCGTTGGTCGCGCGGCAAATGGGTAAAGTCTGTGTCGCGGGTTGCGAAGCGATTCACATCGACTATTCGAAGGGAACGTTCTCGGCCAGCGGAGTTACTGTCAAAGAGGGTGATTGGATTTCTCTAAACGGATCGACGGGCGACGTCTACAAAGGCAATATTCCCACCAAGCCGTCCGAAGTGATTCAAGTTTTGCTCGACAAAACTCTTGATCCCAAAGATGCGCCGATGTTCCAGCTCTATGCAAAGATGATGGGCTGGGCCGACAAATACCGCCGTATGAAAGTTCGCACAAACGCAGATCAGCCCAATCAGTGCAGCAATGCGCTCGCGTTCGGCGCCGAAGGTATCGGTTTGACTCGTACTGAGCATATGTTCTTCGAAGGTGACCGCATTGATGCCGTTCGTGAAATGATTCTCGCTCCCAATCTCGAAGGCCGCAAGAAAGCTCTTGCGAAACTCGAGCCCTATCAACGGGAAGACTTCGTAGGCATTTTCCGCGTAATGAATGGGTTGCCTGTGACCATCCGCTTGCTCGATCCGCCGCTGCATGAGTTCTTGCCACATGGCGACGCTGCCGTGAATGACCTCGCGAAGAAGCTCAACGTATCCGCTAAGGAGATTGTAGCCAAGGTCGAAGACTTGCACGAAATGAACCCGATGCTCGGACATCGCGGTTGTCGTTTGGGCGTGGTTTACCCTGAGATCACAGAAATGCAGGCGCGCGCGATTTTCTCCGCGGCCGCAATCGTGAAGAAGGAAGGTATTGACGTGCATCCCGAAGTCATGGTGCCGCTCGTCATGACTCCCGGTGAACTGAAATCGCAAGGCGACGTAATTCGCCGCGTCGCTGCAGAAGTCTTTAAAGAAGCCGGTGTGTCCGTGGACTTCTTGGTCGGCACGATGATAGAGTTGCCGCGCGCCGCGCTCTGCGCCGATCAAATCGCTCAGCAGGCCGAGTTCTTTAGCTTCGGTACGAATGACCTCACGCAAACCTGCATGGGACTTTCCCGCGACGATTCCGGACGCTTCTTACCGCACTATGTTTCGAGTCAACTGCTTCCCGCGGATCCGTTTGAAGCAATCGATCAAAACGGCGTCGGCCAGTTGGTCGAAATGGGTACGTCGCGCGGCCGTCAGACGAAGCCGAAACTCAAAGTCGGTATCTGCGGTGAACACGGCGGCGAACCGTCGTCCGTGATTTTCTTTGATGGAGCCGGTTTGGACTACGTTTCGTGCAGTCCATTCCGCGTGCCGATCGCTCGACTGGCCGCGGCGCAGGCTACCTTAATGCATCGCAAGGGGTAA
- a CDS encoding YigZ family protein: protein MQSIPRADRSTGRGAGYLNASQGVTHRSMLTEDFLTLAEPGTAQTRVLGSRFSAYVCPIDDEPAFETLLAEMRKTHYDATHNCWAYIVRGNDNLIERQSDDGEPKGTAGIPILQEIKKHELQNCGVIVTRWFGGTKLGTGGLVRAYGECVALALDATPKRRHRTGVTAEIEADYDLQSIVYQLAGKFSAPVDFSATGDGTRLCVKLRHNQVEEFSSALLELSAGKLAATIGKPWTS, encoded by the coding sequence GTGCAGTCCATTCCGCGTGCCGATCGCTCGACTGGCCGCGGCGCAGGCTACCTTAATGCATCGCAAGGGGTAACTCATCGGTCGATGCTGACTGAAGATTTCCTAACTCTGGCAGAGCCCGGCACGGCGCAAACGCGCGTGCTGGGCTCGCGCTTTTCTGCCTATGTCTGTCCCATCGATGATGAACCGGCGTTTGAGACGTTGCTTGCCGAGATGCGAAAGACCCACTACGACGCGACGCACAATTGCTGGGCGTACATAGTACGAGGGAATGACAACTTGATAGAGCGACAGAGCGATGACGGTGAACCCAAAGGTACGGCGGGAATTCCGATCTTGCAGGAAATCAAGAAACATGAATTGCAAAATTGCGGTGTGATCGTGACACGTTGGTTCGGCGGCACAAAACTCGGCACGGGCGGACTGGTCAGAGCCTATGGTGAGTGTGTTGCGCTCGCCTTGGATGCGACGCCCAAAAGACGACATCGAACGGGAGTGACTGCGGAAATCGAAGCAGACTACGACTTGCAGAGTATTGTCTATCAATTGGCCGGAAAATTCTCTGCGCCGGTTGACTTTTCCGCCACTGGAGACGGCACAAGGCTTTGTGTCAAGCTGCGTCACAATCAAGTAGAGGAGTTTTCGTCCGCATTGCTTGAACTGTCCGCAGGCAAACTCGCTGCAACAATTGGAAAACCATGGACCTCCTGA
- a CDS encoding HlyC/CorC family transporter, with the protein MDLLILVLIALALSAYFSSMEIAYTTFDRIIIGGWKKAGRIGVRFADFMSSVPERYLFTTLVGNNLAMVGYSFVLVLWADQAGLPEFLTMVISPLIVLVFGEVIPKTLGMAFANPMVRFLSAPLYVLFWLFLPVRAILTPLERMIRRSADPATKNVHTYDVLFRREIDSVLSRAKREGTVTEKESEILERYLHSKDVRARDIMTPRPVLIALPANASMQEVIETVTDSRHGVIPVYDENIDNIVGFLYSRDLLFPRDSIREVMRPAAFVPESKILVEMLEQFKQQRIPAAIVVDEHGGTDGIVTLKDIFREMVGPLYEASEDIPSGNIKRLAAGKYLVSALADLSDIAEATGWRPPDGDYATLSGLLSDQLGHIGRPGEEIEINGIVIRVLGATPRRVESCLVKLPPDYDEENRSK; encoded by the coding sequence ATGGACCTCCTGATTCTCGTACTAATTGCGTTGGCACTTAGCGCGTATTTCTCGTCCATGGAGATCGCCTATACGACGTTTGACCGGATTATCATCGGCGGATGGAAAAAGGCCGGACGGATTGGTGTGCGTTTCGCGGACTTCATGTCGTCTGTTCCGGAGCGGTACCTGTTCACTACACTCGTCGGCAACAATCTGGCGATGGTCGGGTATTCGTTTGTGCTCGTGCTTTGGGCGGATCAGGCAGGTCTACCGGAATTCTTGACCATGGTGATCTCTCCTCTGATCGTACTTGTTTTTGGCGAGGTGATCCCCAAAACTCTGGGAATGGCCTTTGCCAACCCGATGGTCAGATTTCTTTCCGCGCCGCTCTATGTTTTGTTCTGGCTGTTCCTGCCAGTGCGGGCAATTCTAACGCCGCTCGAACGGATGATTCGCCGCAGCGCTGATCCGGCAACAAAAAACGTGCACACATATGACGTTTTGTTTAGACGTGAAATCGACTCTGTCCTCAGCCGGGCAAAACGTGAGGGCACGGTTACAGAGAAAGAGTCGGAGATTCTCGAACGGTATCTCCACAGCAAGGACGTGCGCGCCCGAGACATCATGACTCCCCGGCCCGTCCTGATCGCTTTGCCGGCAAATGCAAGTATGCAGGAAGTCATCGAGACCGTGACTGATTCACGCCACGGCGTCATACCCGTCTATGACGAAAACATCGACAATATCGTCGGGTTTTTGTATTCGCGCGACCTCCTGTTTCCTCGCGACTCCATTCGCGAGGTAATGCGGCCCGCGGCGTTTGTTCCAGAGTCCAAGATTTTGGTCGAGATGCTCGAGCAGTTCAAACAGCAGCGAATTCCTGCGGCTATTGTGGTCGATGAGCACGGTGGAACGGATGGAATCGTCACGCTCAAAGACATCTTCCGCGAGATGGTTGGACCATTGTATGAGGCCAGCGAGGATATTCCGAGCGGCAACATCAAAAGACTGGCCGCAGGAAAGTACCTTGTTTCAGCCCTCGCAGACCTCTCGGATATTGCTGAGGCAACAGGGTGGAGGCCGCCAGACGGCGACTATGCAACTCTTTCTGGCCTTTTGTCAGATCAACTGGGTCATATCGGAAGGCCGGGTGAAGAGATTGAAATTAATGGAATTGTCATCCGAGTGCTGGGAGCTACCCCGCGCCGCGTTGAGAGCTGTCTCGTAAAACTTCCCCCAGATTATGATGAGGAAAACCGGAGTAAATAA
- a CDS encoding T9SS type A sorting domain-containing protein, translated as MILFLLILIPALAFGQPRDKFGIVDYSEPNRHALCRHGRIGTLDDSLHQYNTIKIWSDLTVDLDQEHISGSARYLVAVDEAPLPRIDLRLTSGLTIDSTSSLSHTVDSIGRVGEDSLQVYLSPSLQLGDTVDFTLFYQGTPDSIDSWGGMRFAGELSWKPQICYSMGDGLDIHPPPANYNWIPIYSDPNDKTEWEIWLHVPPHLVGVSAGARLDSVLHADSTSTWHYRLDQPVSTYLLFVSVSDYLIMTQRESDPVIENFVYPSRWTQAQTHFTAVPACLDSFAAHFGPFVFDRFGYNMTRKGDMEHVTCVSHRDDLVGSNNAYDWLLFHEMSHMWWGDWVTIADWRDLWLNEGFASYCEALGMEWTRGEPDFRNYVRVDLQVGARNAGSSSTIYDPDYYWGNIVYAKGGCVLHMLRWVLGDSLFFETLRDYGEQYAFANATTAEFQSVCESHYDSTLQWFFDEWVFEGVGYPRYEVLYDISGAPRLTVNQLQSTNKYTMPIELAGYVNDAVILDTIWVIPDQNGEWSTADIADFDSVLLDPNGWILKSAVHRVITSSLEQISLPKSFELKTAYPNPFNPAITLSYDSPVAQEVLFIAYNIRGQLVYEQKVLAHVGSNSLDWDASAQASGIYMLSLNTKNESRTVKAVLLK; from the coding sequence ATGATATTGTTTTTGTTGATATTGATTCCCGCTCTTGCCTTTGGCCAGCCCCGGGACAAATTCGGCATAGTTGACTACTCCGAGCCGAACCGGCACGCGCTGTGCCGACACGGCAGGATCGGTACACTCGACGACTCGCTTCATCAATACAACACGATCAAAATCTGGTCAGATCTAACCGTCGATCTCGACCAAGAGCACATCAGCGGGTCTGCGCGGTACTTGGTAGCGGTTGATGAAGCACCCTTGCCGCGAATTGACCTAAGGCTCACTTCGGGCTTGACCATTGACTCAACATCGAGCCTTTCTCACACGGTTGATTCCATCGGCAGAGTGGGCGAGGACTCCCTGCAGGTATACTTGAGTCCATCGCTGCAGCTTGGAGATACGGTTGATTTCACGTTGTTCTATCAAGGTACTCCGGATTCAATTGACAGTTGGGGAGGCATGCGCTTCGCCGGGGAATTAAGCTGGAAGCCGCAGATTTGCTATTCGATGGGAGACGGATTAGACATTCATCCGCCGCCTGCAAATTACAATTGGATTCCGATTTACTCTGATCCCAATGACAAAACCGAATGGGAAATCTGGCTGCACGTCCCCCCGCATCTCGTTGGTGTGAGCGCAGGGGCCAGACTTGACTCTGTCTTGCATGCGGATAGCACCAGTACGTGGCACTACCGGCTCGATCAACCCGTATCGACCTATTTGCTCTTTGTGTCAGTCTCGGATTACCTGATCATGACGCAACGCGAAAGTGATCCCGTAATCGAGAATTTCGTTTACCCGTCGCGTTGGACACAGGCGCAAACTCATTTCACGGCCGTTCCGGCCTGTCTGGACTCGTTTGCAGCGCATTTCGGGCCGTTTGTCTTTGACCGTTTTGGCTACAACATGACCCGCAAAGGTGACATGGAACACGTCACGTGCGTTTCGCACCGTGATGACCTCGTCGGGTCCAACAATGCTTACGATTGGCTTTTGTTCCACGAAATGTCGCACATGTGGTGGGGTGATTGGGTGACTATCGCGGATTGGCGTGATCTTTGGCTGAACGAGGGATTTGCTTCCTATTGCGAAGCGCTTGGCATGGAGTGGACGCGCGGCGAACCGGATTTTCGAAACTATGTCCGGGTCGATCTTCAAGTCGGCGCTCGAAATGCCGGAAGTTCGTCCACGATCTATGATCCCGATTACTATTGGGGAAACATCGTTTATGCCAAAGGCGGCTGTGTTTTGCATATGCTGCGCTGGGTCTTAGGAGATTCGCTGTTCTTCGAGACACTTCGAGACTATGGCGAGCAATACGCTTTCGCCAACGCGACGACCGCAGAGTTTCAATCTGTGTGCGAATCCCATTATGACTCGACGCTGCAGTGGTTCTTTGACGAATGGGTGTTCGAAGGAGTTGGTTATCCCCGCTACGAGGTGCTCTACGATATTTCTGGCGCGCCGCGGCTCACGGTCAACCAGCTTCAATCCACGAACAAATACACGATGCCCATCGAGCTCGCCGGATATGTTAACGATGCCGTTATTCTCGATACAATCTGGGTGATACCGGATCAAAATGGTGAGTGGTCCACTGCCGATATTGCCGATTTCGACTCCGTCTTGCTGGATCCCAACGGTTGGATTCTAAAGTCTGCCGTCCACCGTGTGATAACGTCCTCTTTGGAACAGATTTCCCTTCCGAAGAGTTTCGAGTTAAAGACTGCCTACCCCAATCCGTTCAATCCTGCAATCACTCTATCTTACGATTCCCCAGTCGCGCAAGAAGTCCTGTTTATAGCGTACAATATTCGGGGCCAACTTGTTTACGAGCAAAAGGTCCTCGCACATGTCGGAAGCAACTCGCTTGACTGGGATGCTTCCGCGCAAGCGTCGGGAATCTACATGTTAAGTCTGAATACCAAGAACGAATCACGCACGGTTAAGGCCGTGCTCCTCAAATAG